The following coding sequences are from one Pseudomonadota bacterium window:
- a CDS encoding Spy/CpxP family protein refolding chaperone encodes MKTVTTALLGGMLLIASAANAQPGGGLGFGPGMGGGFPGAELVLDHMADYLDLTDAQRDSIAAIVETVEPEAQALREQARSNRETMQALDASDVDYDVVLNEVAISNGDLATQATLLFAEVRQEISGVLTPEQLEKLENARERRRDAGKSRFRRG; translated from the coding sequence ATGAAAACAGTCACAACAGCCCTGCTCGGTGGCATGCTGCTGATAGCTTCTGCCGCTAACGCCCAACCAGGTGGCGGTCTAGGCTTCGGTCCTGGCATGGGCGGTGGCTTCCCCGGCGCCGAACTGGTTCTGGACCACATGGCGGATTATCTCGATCTCACCGACGCTCAGCGCGACTCCATCGCGGCGATCGTCGAGACGGTAGAGCCGGAGGCGCAGGCTCTTAGAGAACAGGCGCGAAGCAATCGCGAAACCATGCAGGCACTTGACGCATCCGACGTTGACTACGACGTCGTGCTAAACGAGGTGGCTATTTCCAACGGCGACCTGGCAACCCAGGCCACCCTCCTGTTTGCTGAAGTTCGACAGGAGATTAGCGGGGTGCTCACCCCAGAGCAGCTGGAAAAGCTGGAGAACGCCCGCGAACGGCGGCGTGACGCCGGTAAGAGCCGGTTTCGGCGAGGCTGA
- a CDS encoding CIA30 family protein: MTMTSGGRQTDLRALAAGPWVVVDDGVMGGRSAGAVSEDDGVTMFSGTLSLENNGGFSSVRLPLSQSLRGFSGLRIKVRGDGRTYQLRLREGNRFDGVSWGTSFACSSEWTTLDSPFDRFRPTFRGRAVPQAGPVVAERIGQIGILLGDKNPGPFRLEVAALEGIAAAEGK, from the coding sequence ATGACGATGACTAGTGGAGGACGGCAAACCGACCTGCGGGCCCTTGCCGCCGGTCCGTGGGTTGTCGTCGATGATGGCGTCATGGGCGGTCGCTCGGCCGGCGCTGTCTCAGAAGACGACGGCGTGACGATGTTTTCGGGCACGCTGTCGCTGGAAAACAACGGCGGCTTTTCGTCGGTTCGCCTTCCGCTGTCTCAGTCGCTCAGAGGATTTTCGGGGCTCCGAATCAAGGTGCGGGGTGATGGGCGCACCTACCAGCTGAGGCTGCGAGAAGGAAATCGCTTCGATGGCGTATCGTGGGGGACATCTTTTGCCTGCAGCAGCGAGTGGACCACCCTGGACAGCCCCTTTGATCGCTTTCGTCCGACGTTCCGAGGGCGCGCCGTGCCTCAGGCAGGGCCGGTTGTCGCTGAACGCATTGGTCAGATCGGCATTTTGCTCGGGGATAAGAACCCCGGACCCTTTCGTCTCGAGGTGGCTGCGCTGGAAGGAATAGCGGCTGCCGAGGGCAAGTAG
- a CDS encoding response regulator transcription factor yields the protein MNSPNPNPQVLIIDDDQELCAMLAEFLAPDNLDVSARHSGEEGLEALMANDFDLVILDIMLPGINGTEVLKQLRQSSTIPVVMLTARGDDVDRILGLEFGADDYLPKPFNPRELTARIKAILRRARPTAERDEPASVGELDVDLGTRRVSASGELIRLTGAEFELLKCLLDNPSEVVSKDELSQRALGRKNLPYDRSIDTHISNLRRKLSAAGVDNPQIMSRRGMGYYLAVES from the coding sequence ATGAACAGTCCAAACCCCAACCCTCAAGTCCTGATCATTGACGACGATCAGGAGCTTTGCGCGATGCTCGCCGAGTTTCTGGCGCCCGACAACCTGGATGTCAGCGCTCGCCATTCCGGCGAGGAGGGGCTGGAAGCGCTAATGGCCAACGACTTTGATTTGGTGATTTTGGACATCATGCTGCCGGGCATCAACGGTACCGAGGTGCTCAAGCAACTGCGCCAGAGCAGTACCATTCCGGTCGTGATGCTGACGGCTCGCGGTGACGACGTGGATCGCATTCTTGGGCTCGAGTTCGGCGCCGACGATTACCTGCCCAAGCCTTTTAATCCCCGCGAGCTGACGGCGCGGATCAAGGCGATTCTCCGTCGCGCCAGGCCGACAGCCGAGCGTGATGAGCCAGCCAGCGTGGGCGAGCTGGACGTGGATTTGGGTACCCGGCGTGTGAGCGCCAGCGGCGAGCTGATTCGCCTGACCGGCGCCGAGTTTGAGTTGCTCAAGTGTCTCCTGGACAACCCTTCAGAGGTGGTTTCCAAAGACGAGCTGTCGCAGCGCGCTCTGGGTCGCAAGAACCTCCCCTACGACCGCAGTATCGATACGCACATCAGTAACCTGCGTCGAAAGCTTAGCGCTGCGGGCGTTGACAATCCGCAGATCATGAGCCGACGAGGTATGGGCTACTACCTCGCGGTCGAAAGCTGA
- a CDS encoding ATP-binding protein, protein MRSLLLRIFFSFWLIITLTIVLAAAVGYGYAQRARAAMENFQVSDAMLDASVALRDAGHEGLVAWLEGLPAVTAAAVFVLDSDGKDLLGRPLPMPVGLAMRRFGGEMIKPPMRGNLRPARPFSQLVGPDGQLYTLFVLPTQRAAGRWLAERGQVVLILLALLVSAAVSYLLARAISRPVSELRGAALSLADGKLKTRVPESVTRRDDEIGQLGQDFDRMARELDRAWQRQTELTRNVSHELRSPLARLRMALELARRQVGEQPEFAKIDLETERLNSLIGQILEFSRLDAQPDEAPETIDLTELLESVVEDVRYENQGKEDQGLIDLTSEGACIVNGYPGALRSAFENVLRNAVLHGQGGEPVKVELSAQETRAEVVISDSGGGVSEEDLAQLFEPFFRSTNAAESAASGSGLGLAIASRAIELNRGTISVRNTGSGLEFTVTFPA, encoded by the coding sequence GTGCGAAGTCTCCTGCTGCGAATCTTTTTTTCGTTTTGGCTGATTATTACGCTGACGATTGTTCTGGCTGCGGCGGTGGGCTACGGCTATGCCCAGCGCGCCCGAGCGGCCATGGAGAACTTTCAGGTCAGCGACGCGATGCTGGATGCCAGCGTTGCGCTCCGTGACGCGGGGCATGAGGGTCTCGTTGCATGGCTGGAGGGTTTGCCGGCCGTTACCGCCGCGGCGGTGTTTGTGCTGGACAGCGACGGTAAAGACCTTCTCGGGCGCCCGCTGCCGATGCCAGTTGGCCTTGCCATGCGGCGGTTCGGCGGGGAGATGATCAAACCGCCAATGCGGGGCAATCTGCGTCCGGCAAGGCCCTTTTCGCAGCTGGTAGGGCCCGACGGACAGCTCTACACGCTGTTTGTGCTGCCTACACAGCGAGCCGCGGGTCGGTGGCTGGCGGAGCGCGGCCAGGTGGTGCTGATTTTGTTGGCGTTGTTGGTAAGCGCTGCGGTGTCGTATCTGCTCGCACGAGCCATCTCGAGACCGGTCTCCGAGCTGCGGGGTGCCGCGTTGTCGCTGGCTGACGGTAAGCTGAAGACCCGGGTGCCGGAATCGGTCACTCGGCGGGATGACGAGATCGGTCAGCTCGGGCAGGATTTTGATCGGATGGCCCGTGAGCTGGACCGTGCCTGGCAGCGGCAAACCGAGCTCACCCGCAACGTATCCCACGAGCTCCGGTCGCCGCTGGCGCGGCTGCGCATGGCGCTAGAGCTGGCCCGACGCCAGGTGGGTGAACAGCCGGAATTTGCCAAGATCGATCTGGAAACCGAGCGGCTGAACAGTTTGATCGGCCAGATCCTCGAGTTTTCCCGGCTGGACGCTCAGCCCGATGAGGCGCCGGAAACGATCGATCTGACGGAGCTGCTGGAGTCCGTGGTCGAAGATGTTCGCTACGAGAACCAGGGCAAAGAGGATCAAGGGCTGATCGATTTGACCAGTGAGGGGGCGTGCATCGTGAACGGTTATCCGGGGGCCTTGCGCAGTGCTTTCGAAAACGTGCTCAGAAACGCTGTCCTCCACGGCCAGGGGGGCGAGCCGGTAAAGGTTGAGCTGTCCGCCCAGGAGACAAGGGCTGAGGTGGTGATCAGCGACTCAGGTGGGGGCGTTTCCGAAGAAGATCTGGCGCAGCTATTTGAACCGTTTTTTCGTTCAACCAACGCCGCGGAAAGCGCGGCGAGCGGCAGCGGCCTGGGCCTGGCGATCGCATCGCGGGCCATCGAGCTGAACCGTGGCACCATCAGTGTGAGGAACACCGGTTCAGGTCTAGAGTTTACGGTCACCTTTCCCGCGTAA